In one window of Juglans regia cultivar Chandler chromosome 3, Walnut 2.0, whole genome shotgun sequence DNA:
- the LOC108985674 gene encoding putative leucine-rich repeat receptor-like serine/threonine-protein kinase At2g24130, which produces MASISARTLLFIFSLVYTLSPVILSASVVEDLTKLQPPPDFNSTIMTNCFNNPSLRYCNFSPMDLTEIFRSTIVASHLCNESKNPNCAESFPKIDLRSRPKVAPLYLSFSFFWKYCPLTILLIDLSNNSLKGSFPIDVLNCTQIQALDLSHNKLSGDVPVQSISSLTNLTVFNLSYNHFSESKMSDTEFFKRFNASSFLHSGLLPDRKKFTMKAVFLLVCFPILVIVTVGCFGCLCLRRPDFLPRMFRRKNKFTPPMLKAATGGFSRKNLVGKSEGVDIYRGVLRDGTEVRIEIYWDDISGESGRRFIEECKVVTQLCHKNILQVLGWCNSRRMRAIVTEWMEGKNVEIWISESAPPWKQRLKILMGVVNGMCYLQEEWPEVGYDLRTSSVLLSDDLEPLISRFKLGDQSSSSRKIYDFGLFLLEILVNKIPSDHEFQSGENGFIDHVRMHYPRNLQKVIDEKIKMTERIFDQAKKVIGLGLMCTDQSGSHHHLQLGQISDILTRAYESWDVLESPVQNRSHVNRGKGHKHI; this is translated from the exons ATGGCTTCCATTTCTGCACGTActcttctcttcatcttctccctAGTTTATACCTTATCTCCTGTTATACTCTCAGCATCAGTGGTGGAAGACCTCACCAAATTACAACCACCACCAGATTTCAACTCCACAATCATGACCAACTGCTTCAATAACCCATCTTTAAGATACTGTAACTTCTCGCCTATGGACCTAACGGAAATCTTCAGATCCACCATTGTTGCAAGCCATCTTTGCAATGAGTCGAAGAACCCAAACTGTGCGGAATCATTCCCCAAAATAGACCTCCGAAGCCGCCCAAAGGTTGCGCCACTCTACTTGTCGTTCAGTTTCTTCTGGAAGTACTGCCCATTGACCATCCTATTGATTGATTTGTCCAACAATTCTTTGAAGGGTAGTTTTCCAATTGATGTCCTCAACTGCACCCAGATCCAAGCCCTTGATTTGAGCCATAATAAGCTTTCTGGTGATGTCCCAGTACAGAGCATCTCCTCCCTTACCAACCTTACAGTTTTTAATCTCTCGTACAATCACTTTTCTGAAAGTAAAATGTCTGATACCGAGTTCTTTAAACGGTTTAATGCTTCGAGTTTTCTTCATTCGGGCCTCCTTCCAGACCGGAAGAAGTTTACTATGAAGGCTGTATTCTTATTGGTTTGTTTTCCTATCTTAGTGATTGTGACAGTCGGTTGCTTCGGGTGTCTGTGTCTCCGAAGACCTGATTTTCTGCCCAGAATGTTTCGTAGAAAGAACAAGTTCACACCACCGATGCTTAAGGCAGCAACTGGGGGGTTTTCCAGGAAGAATTTGGTGGGAAAGAGCGAGGGTGTTGATATCTACAGAGGAGTTCTGAGAGACGGTACTGAAGTGAGGATTGAGATCTACTGGGATGACATTTCAGGGGAAAGTGGACGGAGATTTATTGAAGAATGCAAGGTTGTTACTCAATTATGCCACAAGAACATATTACAGGTTTTGGGTTGGTGCAATAGCCGAAGAATGAGGGCTATTGTCACAGAATGGATGGAGGGCAAGAATGTCGAGATATGGATATCAGAGTCAGCTCCCCCATGGAAGCAAAGGCTAAAAATACTGATGGGAGTAGTGAATGGCATGTGCTATCTGCAGGAAGAATGGCCTGAAGTTGGGTATGATCTCAGGACAAGCAGTGTTTTGCTATCTGATGACCTAGAGCCACTGATTTCAAGGTTTAAGCTTGGAGATCAAAGCAGTAGTTCAAGGA AGATTTACGATTTCGGATTATTCCTACTGGAGATATTAGTGAACAAGATACCAAGTGATCATGAGTTCCAGAGTGGTGAGAATGGATTTATTGATcatgtcagaatgcattatccTAGAAATTTGCAGAAGGTGAttgatgagaaaattaaaatgacAGAACGCATATTTGACCAAGCTAAAAAGGTAATAGGCCTAGGTTTAATGTGCACAGATCAGTCAGGCAGTCATCATCATCTGCAGTTGGGTCAGATTTCTGATATTTTAACTAGAGCCTATGAATCCTGGGATGTTTTGGAATCTCCTGTCCAGAATAGATCACATGTAAATAGAGGTAAGGGACACAAGCACATATGA
- the LOC108985673 gene encoding protein GAMETE EXPRESSED 3 isoform X2, giving the protein MPMIQHVLFLLLLFRSDSITSQFTEFQIDPENPRPFSAREPSRSAANRLSRPLTGEDGKIYVCSGKNLYAFESNGTISWTINLGYTCHAGMAPVHGSRGKIYLVAENRVLKISFLDIATSPPATEVFFGPVPDQEGLLEIIGLSVSTMSSSVFINVKNRGLFAYMTRGQLLWSAGPMLDRFGYRLGCRKNVTGCYFTSAPMVDQCEASIYISNTVGELYCLSIRSPNLKWIQDFSSLDKIFTITPGNNGRLYVTVPAKALLLALDASSGTVLWQRSIGPLSTAECTPVVDSHVYLSQTEMEGKIGRTIDEYTYFSAMRPKTVIFTLLVPAIGTIYWSESSPGQFSSLLSESDLRQFVLDEGILLAFFAASKIHSPLQCRSKYQKLASSCSQASPKHIVIYTGNERAIIWLLLFESAVLIILAGIVRFCCVFWRKKKLQGQNLGSFLEKRRSLQLKKKVFDRTITELKQKAAKEVVANEVAEKLGEMVREREGIERKLSTTYSLGKDRTGSLSKSLLPLYDGKARSYSFQGVMKESVTVFHTLSDTTSGESSSEKETDSEFHDEESTAKAKAPMEAESSSDEGSFGRDYGRSPLVITASSSRGLPIHFQTMEQEAGEVKIMHDEEEIESTRSSGSKLRLTRRKALSSTN; this is encoded by the exons ATGCCGATGATCCAACATGTTCTCTTCTTGCTCTTGCTCTTCCGATCGGATTCCATCACCTCTCAGTTCACCGAATTCCAAATAGACCCTGAGAATCCTCGCCCTTTTtccg CACGAGAGCCTTCTAGAAGTGCTGCAAACAGGCTTTCGAGACCTTTGACTGGAGAAGATGGGAAGATTTACGTTTGTTCAGGGAAGAATTTGTATGCATTTGAAAGTAATGGTACCATTTCTTGGACCATAAATCTTGGGTACACATGCCATGCTGGTATGGCTCCAGTTCATGGCAGTCGAGGGAAG ATATATTTAGTCGCAGAAAACAGAGTCCTGAAGATAAGCTTTTTAGACATTGCAACTTCCCCACCTGCTACTGAAGTTTTCTTTGGTCCAGTACCAGATCAAGAGGGACTGCTTGAAATTATTGGGCTCTCAGTAAGCACAATGAGTTCATCTGTATTTATCAATGTCAAGAATCGAGGACTTTTTGCATACATGACACGTGGACAACTACTTTGGAGTGCCGGACCTATGCTTGACCGATTTGGCTACCGTCTAGGTTGCAGGAAAAATGTTACAGGTTGTTATTTTACTTCGGCGCCCATGGTTGATCAATGCGAAGCTAGTATATAT ATTTCAAATACTGTAGGGGAATTATATTGTCTGTCGATCCGTAGCCCTAACCTCAAATGGATCCAGGATTTTAGTTCTCTCGACAAGATTTTCACCATCACCCCTGGAAACAATGGTCGTTTGTATGTCACTGTACCAGCTAAGGCCCTTTTGCTGGCACTAGATGCTTCTTCCGGTACTGTTTTATGGCAGAGAAGTATCGGCCCCTTGAGTACAGCAGAATGCACACCAGTTGTTGATTCTCATG TTTATCTTTCTCAGAcagaaatggagggaaagatcGGCCGCACAATTGATGAATACACTTACTTCTCAGCAATGCGACCGAAAACTGTAATCTTCACTCTGTTGGTTCCAGCAATTGGGACCATCTATTGGTCTGAAAGCTCTCCTG GTCAGTTCTCGTCCTTATTATCTGAGAGTGATTTGCGCCAATTTGTACTGGATGAGGGGATCCTTCTTGCTTTCTTTGCTGCCTCAA AGATCCACAGCCCACTGCAATGTCGCAGCAAAT ATCAGAAGCTTGCATCCAGCTGTTCGCAAGCAAGTCCCAAGCATATCGTCATCTACACAG GTAACGAAAGAGCAATAATATGGCTTCTGCTCTTTGAATCTGCTGTACTCATTATTCTAGCTGGGATCGTACGATTCTGTTGTGTATTTTGGAGGAAAAAGAAGCTTCAAGGTCAAAACCTTGGAAGTTTCCTAGAAAAGCGA CGTTCCCTCCAGCTAAAAAAGAAAGTCTTCGACAGGACAATTACAGAGCTTAAGCAGAAAGCAGCAAAGGAGGTAGTGGCCAATGAAGTTGCTGAAAAGTTGGGGGAGATGGTACGAGAAAGGGAAGGCATAGAGAGGAAGCTCTCAACAACATACAGTCTGGGCAAGGATAGGACTGGATCTCTCTCAAAATCTCTGCTTCCACTATATGATGGGAAAGCAAGGAGCTACTCTTTTCAAGGTGTAATGAAAGAGAGCGTGACAGTATTCCACACACTTAGTGACACTACTTCTGGAGAAAGCAGCAGTGAGAAAGAGACCGACTCGGAATTTCACGATGAGGAATCAACAGCAAAAGCAAAGGCACCCATGGAAGCAGAAAGCTCAAGCGATGAAGGGAGCTTTGGAAGAGACTACGGGAGAAGTCCATTAGTGATCACCGCATCAAGTTCAAGAGGCTTACCGATCCATTTCCAAACAATGGAGCAAGAAGCAGGGGAAGTGAAGATCATGCATGATGAGGAGGAAATTGAATCCACCCGATCAAGTGGTAGCAAATTAAGGTTAACGAGAAGGAAGGCCTTGTCTTCAACGAATTAG
- the LOC108985673 gene encoding protein GAMETE EXPRESSED 3 isoform X1 gives MPMIQHVLFLLLLFRSDSITSQFTEFQIDPENPRPFSAREPSRSAANRLSRPLTGEDGKIYVCSGKNLYAFESNGTISWTINLGYTCHAGMAPVHGSRGKIYLVAENRVLKISFLDIATSPPATEVFFGPVPDQEGLLEIIGLSVSTMSSSVFINVKNRGLFAYMTRGQLLWSAGPMLDRFGYRLGCRKNVTGCYFTSAPMVDQCEASIYISNTVGELYCLSIRSPNLKWIQDFSSLDKIFTITPGNNGRLYVTVPAKALLLALDASSGTVLWQRSIGPLSTAECTPVVDSHGWVSIGSLDGFLYSFSPTGILRKFSKEHTLHFVVQVGPLLDCSGYAVYLSQTEMEGKIGRTIDEYTYFSAMRPKTVIFTLLVPAIGTIYWSESSPGQFSSLLSESDLRQFVLDEGILLAFFAASKIHSPLQCRSKYQKLASSCSQASPKHIVIYTGNERAIIWLLLFESAVLIILAGIVRFCCVFWRKKKLQGQNLGSFLEKRRSLQLKKKVFDRTITELKQKAAKEVVANEVAEKLGEMVREREGIERKLSTTYSLGKDRTGSLSKSLLPLYDGKARSYSFQGVMKESVTVFHTLSDTTSGESSSEKETDSEFHDEESTAKAKAPMEAESSSDEGSFGRDYGRSPLVITASSSRGLPIHFQTMEQEAGEVKIMHDEEEIESTRSSGSKLRLTRRKALSSTN, from the exons ATGCCGATGATCCAACATGTTCTCTTCTTGCTCTTGCTCTTCCGATCGGATTCCATCACCTCTCAGTTCACCGAATTCCAAATAGACCCTGAGAATCCTCGCCCTTTTtccg CACGAGAGCCTTCTAGAAGTGCTGCAAACAGGCTTTCGAGACCTTTGACTGGAGAAGATGGGAAGATTTACGTTTGTTCAGGGAAGAATTTGTATGCATTTGAAAGTAATGGTACCATTTCTTGGACCATAAATCTTGGGTACACATGCCATGCTGGTATGGCTCCAGTTCATGGCAGTCGAGGGAAG ATATATTTAGTCGCAGAAAACAGAGTCCTGAAGATAAGCTTTTTAGACATTGCAACTTCCCCACCTGCTACTGAAGTTTTCTTTGGTCCAGTACCAGATCAAGAGGGACTGCTTGAAATTATTGGGCTCTCAGTAAGCACAATGAGTTCATCTGTATTTATCAATGTCAAGAATCGAGGACTTTTTGCATACATGACACGTGGACAACTACTTTGGAGTGCCGGACCTATGCTTGACCGATTTGGCTACCGTCTAGGTTGCAGGAAAAATGTTACAGGTTGTTATTTTACTTCGGCGCCCATGGTTGATCAATGCGAAGCTAGTATATAT ATTTCAAATACTGTAGGGGAATTATATTGTCTGTCGATCCGTAGCCCTAACCTCAAATGGATCCAGGATTTTAGTTCTCTCGACAAGATTTTCACCATCACCCCTGGAAACAATGGTCGTTTGTATGTCACTGTACCAGCTAAGGCCCTTTTGCTGGCACTAGATGCTTCTTCCGGTACTGTTTTATGGCAGAGAAGTATCGGCCCCTTGAGTACAGCAGAATGCACACCAGTTGTTGATTCTCATG GTTGGGTATCCATTGGCTCACTAGATGGGTTCCTATACTCATTTTCACCGACTGGGATACTTaggaagttttcaaaagaacatACACTGCATTTTGTTGTTCAAGTTGGTCCACTGCTTGACTGTTCTGGCTATGCAGTTTATCTTTCTCAGAcagaaatggagggaaagatcGGCCGCACAATTGATGAATACACTTACTTCTCAGCAATGCGACCGAAAACTGTAATCTTCACTCTGTTGGTTCCAGCAATTGGGACCATCTATTGGTCTGAAAGCTCTCCTG GTCAGTTCTCGTCCTTATTATCTGAGAGTGATTTGCGCCAATTTGTACTGGATGAGGGGATCCTTCTTGCTTTCTTTGCTGCCTCAA AGATCCACAGCCCACTGCAATGTCGCAGCAAAT ATCAGAAGCTTGCATCCAGCTGTTCGCAAGCAAGTCCCAAGCATATCGTCATCTACACAG GTAACGAAAGAGCAATAATATGGCTTCTGCTCTTTGAATCTGCTGTACTCATTATTCTAGCTGGGATCGTACGATTCTGTTGTGTATTTTGGAGGAAAAAGAAGCTTCAAGGTCAAAACCTTGGAAGTTTCCTAGAAAAGCGA CGTTCCCTCCAGCTAAAAAAGAAAGTCTTCGACAGGACAATTACAGAGCTTAAGCAGAAAGCAGCAAAGGAGGTAGTGGCCAATGAAGTTGCTGAAAAGTTGGGGGAGATGGTACGAGAAAGGGAAGGCATAGAGAGGAAGCTCTCAACAACATACAGTCTGGGCAAGGATAGGACTGGATCTCTCTCAAAATCTCTGCTTCCACTATATGATGGGAAAGCAAGGAGCTACTCTTTTCAAGGTGTAATGAAAGAGAGCGTGACAGTATTCCACACACTTAGTGACACTACTTCTGGAGAAAGCAGCAGTGAGAAAGAGACCGACTCGGAATTTCACGATGAGGAATCAACAGCAAAAGCAAAGGCACCCATGGAAGCAGAAAGCTCAAGCGATGAAGGGAGCTTTGGAAGAGACTACGGGAGAAGTCCATTAGTGATCACCGCATCAAGTTCAAGAGGCTTACCGATCCATTTCCAAACAATGGAGCAAGAAGCAGGGGAAGTGAAGATCATGCATGATGAGGAGGAAATTGAATCCACCCGATCAAGTGGTAGCAAATTAAGGTTAACGAGAAGGAAGGCCTTGTCTTCAACGAATTAG